One genomic window of Kosmotoga olearia TBF 19.5.1 includes the following:
- a CDS encoding DUF58 domain-containing protein gives MTELKPTKLISSSSNVVIMTIIALIWLTLQVNGFSLLFAAFVAILWVEFFMSRFLLKNLTVKRKIQRNRAFIDQKIKIDYTIHNKSPIKLIVWFLPMVESASSASKIRKKKLILKPREEAKISSHIYFGKRGIKDVSKCLLSYPDPLGFFKHWITYEAPEEILVLPSLMEFENFPLRLRELLPGLKSDFKLMEDMTYMKGIREYSGDPLNKIHWKISAKMNSLYVKEFNYTAISRTHLYLDLNLSKEVFARDVWSRIREFYEEQAILAASSLIHWSAKIGHKIDLTVVGKKVLRSTGSFSNDWVKTVELLAISEGTNTGPELSDVLSTDVEKLTPATTVVLFSMYLTDSILPVLLKARARCSRVIVILMPYGFRDPRYKPARSYELLPIDMRDLKEKAAALEEEQIIVRILRDNQSLQEVVMEIEQQSV, from the coding sequence ATGACTGAACTGAAACCAACGAAGCTAATTTCTTCATCTTCTAACGTTGTTATTATGACCATTATTGCCCTTATATGGTTAACTTTGCAGGTTAATGGTTTTTCTTTGCTATTTGCGGCTTTCGTAGCAATTCTCTGGGTTGAATTCTTCATGAGCCGATTCCTGCTCAAAAATTTAACGGTCAAAAGAAAAATTCAAAGGAACAGGGCTTTCATCGATCAAAAGATAAAAATAGATTATACGATTCACAACAAATCCCCGATAAAACTCATTGTCTGGTTTTTGCCAATGGTTGAATCTGCTTCCAGCGCTTCGAAAATAAGGAAGAAAAAATTGATCTTGAAGCCTCGCGAAGAGGCAAAAATAAGTTCACACATCTATTTCGGGAAACGGGGAATAAAGGACGTCTCAAAATGTTTATTGAGTTATCCTGATCCCCTGGGCTTCTTCAAACACTGGATTACCTATGAAGCTCCGGAAGAGATTCTTGTACTTCCAAGTTTGATGGAATTCGAGAACTTTCCGCTCAGATTGCGAGAACTTTTGCCGGGTTTGAAGAGTGATTTCAAACTGATGGAAGACATGACCTATATGAAAGGGATCAGAGAATATTCCGGAGATCCCCTAAACAAAATACACTGGAAAATTTCCGCAAAAATGAACTCACTTTACGTGAAAGAATTCAATTACACTGCAATCAGTAGAACACATTTATATCTCGATCTGAATCTTTCAAAAGAAGTTTTCGCCCGGGACGTATGGAGCAGAATTCGGGAATTTTACGAAGAACAGGCGATCCTGGCAGCCTCATCGTTGATTCACTGGAGCGCGAAAATCGGACACAAAATAGATTTGACAGTTGTAGGGAAAAAAGTGCTTAGAAGTACCGGAAGTTTCAGCAATGATTGGGTAAAAACAGTGGAACTTCTCGCTATTTCTGAAGGGACCAATACCGGCCCAGAATTATCCGATGTACTATCAACGGATGTGGAGAAGTTAACCCCGGCTACTACCGTTGTGCTCTTCTCTATGTATCTGACTGATTCCATCCTTCCTGTCTTGTTGAAAGCAAGGGCTAGATGTTCCAGAGTTATCGTGATCCTGATGCCTTATGGATTCAGGGATCCACGTTACAAGCCAGCACGATCTTACGAACTTCTTCCTATTGACATGAGAGATCTAAAAGAAAAAGCGGCTGCTCTTGAGGAAGAACAGATAATCGTGCGAATATTGCGAGACAACCAATCACTCCAAGAGGTGGTAATGGAAATTGAGCAGCAGAGTGTTTAA
- a CDS encoding lysophospholipid acyltransferase family protein — protein MTEKLPGDTWLWRLAKRFLTKSFIKKYNLCVQGVDKIPKPPFLIIGNHTHFLDPLFINAILDYPIVWVAARGTFQAWWAGPILKASGAIAKQKGVPDMNTIRQI, from the coding sequence GTGACTGAAAAGCTACCCGGTGATACATGGCTTTGGCGCCTCGCAAAACGATTTCTCACAAAAAGCTTCATAAAAAAATATAACCTGTGTGTTCAAGGAGTGGATAAAATACCAAAGCCACCCTTTTTGATCATAGGTAATCACACTCACTTTCTCGACCCGCTTTTTATCAATGCTATTCTTGATTACCCCATCGTTTGGGTAGCTGCAAGGGGAACTTTTCAAGCCTGGTGGGCAGGCCCAATCCTAAAAGCTTCTGGTGCAATAGCAAAACAAAAAGGCGTCCCGGATATGAATACTATAAGACAAATATAG
- a CDS encoding membrane protein — protein MYWSMIDNFIYISIFFAIAIILKRFLPFLRKFIIPNAILAGFIGLILGPNLFKVVPLDYEKLGQTIYHLMGIGFISLALRKTKSRKTRSTMNAGFIIVSTYLFQGIIGMIMAYGFNLFNKNVSPIIGLLLPLGFGQGPGQAFSIGSQWEKLGLLNGSSIGLAVAAAGFTWATIGGIIFLNIFAHGNHKKPRVKVIEKKVLEVKDYEFSDMDGMTIQLVIIGGIYFAVMVFLTLLEKVLAPLGALGETFATVMWGFHFVFGAIFAMLFRKIYDKLHEKGITSENYLNNFILQRIAGGVFDFMVAASISAVVYAKISTVFFPLFVITFLGGIFTYIYISYVVKKTMKDYIVENTLAFFGMLTGTISTGMALLREVDPALETGTAENLVFGSGFSIFVGIPMIAVLNVPAFALRTGNSVYFLYTLLTMLAYGFFLYIVWFRRFSKST, from the coding sequence ATGTACTGGTCGATGATAGATAATTTCATTTATATCTCTATCTTTTTTGCTATTGCCATAATCTTAAAAAGATTCCTACCGTTTTTAAGAAAGTTCATCATTCCTAACGCTATCCTCGCGGGATTTATCGGATTAATCCTTGGGCCAAATCTATTTAAGGTTGTTCCCCTGGATTACGAAAAACTCGGACAGACCATATATCATCTGATGGGTATAGGTTTCATAAGTCTTGCACTAAGAAAAACGAAAAGCCGTAAAACCAGGAGCACCATGAATGCCGGATTTATAATTGTTTCCACATATCTTTTTCAAGGGATCATCGGTATGATCATGGCATATGGATTCAACCTCTTCAACAAAAATGTATCCCCTATAATTGGTCTTCTATTGCCCCTTGGTTTTGGCCAGGGGCCAGGTCAGGCGTTCTCAATTGGCTCACAATGGGAAAAGCTTGGATTGTTGAACGGCTCTTCCATTGGACTCGCAGTGGCAGCAGCAGGATTCACGTGGGCGACTATTGGCGGCATAATATTCTTAAATATATTTGCCCATGGTAACCACAAAAAACCCCGCGTGAAGGTCATCGAGAAAAAGGTTCTTGAAGTTAAAGACTACGAATTTTCCGATATGGATGGAATGACCATACAACTCGTAATCATAGGCGGTATTTATTTCGCGGTTATGGTTTTTCTGACACTTCTTGAAAAAGTTCTCGCACCGCTCGGAGCTCTCGGCGAAACCTTCGCAACGGTCATGTGGGGATTTCATTTTGTCTTTGGCGCAATATTTGCCATGTTGTTTAGAAAGATATACGACAAACTTCATGAAAAGGGAATTACCAGTGAAAACTATCTCAATAATTTCATTCTGCAGAGGATTGCCGGAGGCGTCTTTGATTTCATGGTTGCCGCATCGATAAGCGCTGTCGTTTACGCTAAGATAAGTACCGTCTTTTTCCCGCTCTTTGTTATAACCTTCCTTGGCGGTATATTTACCTACATTTACATTTCTTATGTTGTGAAAAAAACCATGAAAGACTATATTGTCGAGAACACTCTGGCATTTTTTGGTATGCTCACCGGTACGATTTCCACAGGTATGGCGCTTCTCAGAGAGGTCGATCCTGCCCTTGAAACAGGAACAGCCGAAAATCTCGTCTTCGGGAGTGGATTTTCTATCTTTGTAGGAATACCAATGATCGCGGTGTTAAATGTTCCTGCTTTTGCGCTTAGAACAGGAAACAGTGTTTACTTTTTGTACACACTTTTGACCATGCTCGCGTATGGATTTTTCCTGTACATAGTGTGGTTTCGAAGATTTTCAAAAAGCACGTAA
- a CDS encoding TraR/DksA C4-type zinc finger protein: MARTCSSCGKIVPRGEAIKIDGAIYCLECAANLGNKTKNKGWSAEFGVPDVILLSVETIPVEITAYFQAISSEVLVSINPEKFRLYGEKDSPIKVVSLTYDIDTFKLQLMEDLKIQAGIVGANVVLGVKVFYNTISFIDDEKLLIVSMSGTPVLVEDTSFIEHHHRK; this comes from the coding sequence ATGGCTCGAACGTGTTCTTCCTGTGGAAAAATCGTTCCTCGGGGTGAAGCAATAAAAATAGATGGTGCTATTTACTGTCTTGAATGTGCTGCAAACTTAGGGAATAAAACAAAAAACAAAGGTTGGTCAGCAGAGTTTGGAGTTCCCGATGTAATTCTTCTGTCTGTTGAGACAATACCCGTAGAAATCACTGCTTACTTCCAGGCTATCTCCTCTGAAGTACTTGTTTCAATAAATCCGGAAAAGTTTAGATTGTACGGTGAAAAAGACTCTCCTATAAAAGTTGTTTCTCTTACCTATGACATAGATACCTTCAAACTTCAGCTAATGGAAGACCTCAAGATCCAGGCTGGAATAGTTGGTGCAAATGTTGTACTTGGTGTAAAAGTTTTTTACAATACTATCAGCTTCATAGATGACGAGAAACTCCTGATAGTTTCTATGAGTGGTACACCTGTTCTGGTAGAAGATACTTCATTCATAGAGCATCATCATAGAAAATAA
- a CDS encoding DegV family protein, with amino-acid sequence MLAIAIDRVLDIPENIAKKKGVYILPIPVYIDGKMYLDGVDITSEEFYRKFHPGVVLKTSAPSLKVIEEFYERIKSDGYDELLFFHVSPELTSVPNAIKLVASQIKGLKVHFFDTRQISIGGGFAVMRAIKLLEKGKSVKEIIDILKDFSKNVCVRFTVFNLEYLIKGGRLTKIEGLIGALLKIKPILGIDKTGSIIPFHKARSTKLVMKKMTDDIVEHLRNRRKNNILAIGWGHSRMKEYALELKAILEKKLSDFLEEVPEFIHIYLPPVLACHSGPELFGCAAYGEPLSE; translated from the coding sequence TTGCTTGCTATAGCAATAGATAGAGTGCTGGATATACCGGAAAATATCGCGAAGAAAAAGGGAGTTTACATACTTCCTATTCCTGTTTACATAGACGGGAAAATGTACCTTGATGGTGTAGATATAACCTCTGAAGAGTTTTACAGAAAGTTTCATCCTGGAGTTGTATTGAAAACCTCGGCACCTTCATTGAAGGTTATTGAAGAGTTTTATGAGAGGATTAAATCCGATGGTTATGATGAGTTGCTTTTTTTCCACGTTTCTCCTGAATTAACGAGTGTGCCCAATGCCATCAAGCTTGTAGCGTCTCAGATCAAAGGACTGAAGGTGCATTTCTTTGACACGAGGCAAATATCCATTGGTGGCGGATTTGCTGTAATGAGAGCTATCAAACTTCTCGAAAAGGGGAAATCTGTGAAGGAAATAATTGATATCCTTAAAGACTTCAGTAAAAACGTGTGTGTTCGTTTTACAGTTTTTAATCTTGAATATCTGATAAAAGGGGGAAGACTCACTAAAATTGAAGGTCTTATTGGAGCTCTTTTAAAGATAAAGCCTATTCTTGGAATAGATAAAACAGGCAGTATAATTCCATTTCACAAAGCACGCAGTACGAAACTTGTGATGAAGAAAATGACCGACGATATTGTTGAACATTTGAGAAATCGGAGAAAGAATAATATACTCGCAATAGGGTGGGGACATAGTCGAATGAAAGAGTATGCGCTGGAGCTAAAAGCAATACTTGAAAAGAAGCTTAGCGATTTTCTTGAGGAAGTTCCAGAATTTATCCATATTTATTTGCCCCCAGTTCTTGCATGTCATAGTGGTCCGGAACTTTTTGGTTGCGCTGCATATGGTGAACCTCTTTCGGAGTAA
- a CDS encoding chromate transporter produces MIELFLTFLKIGFLAFGGGYGALGLIQDEVVVVHSWIDHDAFLDLLSISQMTPGPIAINTATFIGYRLYGLPGSFVATAGVVLPSLFWVFLITGALGIVAKKSDISRVLEALRFAVIALIISVTFRIGMSSITDLYSLSLLVFVIWLKVRYRLSVIWIVLISGLIGVGLEFLN; encoded by the coding sequence ATGATCGAGCTCTTTCTTACTTTTCTCAAGATAGGTTTTTTGGCTTTTGGAGGGGGATACGGTGCTCTTGGGTTGATTCAGGATGAGGTAGTTGTTGTTCACAGTTGGATCGACCACGATGCTTTTTTGGATTTGCTATCCATTTCTCAGATGACGCCGGGTCCAATAGCGATCAACACAGCGACATTTATAGGATACAGATTATATGGGCTTCCAGGTTCTTTTGTAGCTACCGCTGGTGTTGTTTTGCCAAGTCTTTTTTGGGTTTTTCTTATAACAGGAGCTTTAGGTATTGTGGCAAAAAAGTCGGATATTTCAAGGGTTCTCGAGGCTTTGCGATTTGCAGTAATTGCGCTCATCATCTCGGTGACTTTTAGAATAGGAATGAGTTCAATTACTGATTTATATAGTTTGAGCTTGTTGGTTTTTGTGATATGGCTAAAGGTAAGATACAGATTATCTGTCATATGGATTGTTTTGATATCCGGGTTGATTGGAGTTGGTTTGGAATTTTTAAACTGA
- a CDS encoding chromate transporter: MNAFGLFLTFSKISLLTVGGGYAMIPVIREQLVVKRGLISDSEFLDAVVRAQSVPGAIAVNLSLIIGKRIAGIPGSIGSLLGVVVPPFLVILLIAMIFTEFVSTPVFSGFLKGVRIGITAALIILSFSLIKESTKQIKTLVTIAVFAFAIVIFQLPSFWGLLLCGALIYIFHGGKR, from the coding sequence ATGAATGCATTTGGATTGTTCCTGACATTTTCGAAAATAAGCCTGTTAACGGTGGGCGGCGGCTACGCCATGATTCCCGTTATAAGGGAACAACTTGTGGTTAAGCGTGGCTTGATAAGTGACTCCGAATTTCTTGACGCTGTTGTCCGTGCTCAATCGGTTCCAGGAGCAATAGCGGTTAACCTATCCCTGATAATTGGCAAGAGGATAGCCGGGATCCCGGGTTCAATTGGATCGTTGCTTGGGGTTGTCGTTCCTCCTTTTTTGGTTATTCTTCTAATTGCCATGATATTTACGGAGTTCGTAAGTACTCCTGTGTTTTCGGGATTTTTGAAAGGGGTAAGAATTGGAATCACCGCGGCACTTATAATACTTTCTTTTAGTCTTATAAAAGAAAGCACGAAACAGATTAAAACCCTTGTGACAATAGCTGTATTTGCATTTGCCATTGTCATCTTTCAGCTTCCATCGTTTTGGGGACTCCTTTTATGTGGCGCTTTGATTTATATCTTTCATGGAGGAAAAAGATGA
- a CDS encoding PRC-barrel domain-containing protein yields METRLRWGAKVISSDGKNLGRLTRVVVHPVNNEVTHIVIEKGMFNRKAKLVPINSIYFAAPDEIRLRVKASEVEKLQDFEEIYFITGEGAEGRVTPVYWLRPVGDYAELYPLPSFSVSSNISEDSTAIEPGALIITAEDKEAGRVRSILLDETGHITHLVIEISSQGKKKEKLLPIDWVTEIEQSSVKVSASYIMLEKLPDKDE; encoded by the coding sequence ATGGAAACCAGATTGCGCTGGGGAGCTAAAGTAATATCTTCCGACGGAAAAAACCTTGGGAGGCTTACAAGGGTTGTAGTCCATCCTGTTAATAACGAAGTGACCCACATAGTTATTGAAAAAGGCATGTTTAACAGAAAAGCCAAGCTTGTTCCGATAAATTCCATATATTTTGCCGCTCCTGACGAAATTCGCTTGCGGGTAAAAGCCAGTGAAGTAGAAAAACTTCAAGATTTTGAGGAAATCTATTTCATTACAGGCGAAGGAGCAGAAGGAAGAGTAACACCAGTTTACTGGTTGAGACCTGTAGGAGATTACGCTGAGTTATATCCCCTGCCATCATTCAGCGTATCAAGCAACATATCCGAGGACTCCACCGCTATTGAACCCGGAGCTTTAATTATAACAGCAGAAGACAAAGAAGCCGGGCGGGTCAGAAGCATTCTTTTAGATGAAACGGGACACATAACTCATCTTGTTATTGAAATAAGCAGTCAAGGAAAAAAGAAAGAGAAGCTTCTTCCCATAGACTGGGTTACTGAAATCGAACAATCATCCGTAAAAGTATCAGCATCCTACATTATGCTGGAAAAACTGCCAGATAAGGATGAATAA
- a CDS encoding ABC transporter ATP-binding protein, with product MAFVKAQDLVKIYKNGEIEYRALNGVSFEINEGEILSILGPSGCGKSTLLNCLSGIDDPTSGKVFVDGVNLHALSDNEKTRFRALKMGFIFQFYNLIPVLTALENVELTMLAIGAENKSARRAAMEALEQIGMKDRVDYLPSQLSGGERQRVAIARALVHKPKIVWADEPTGALDSKTGAEIMELIKHLNEEFNQTFVIVTHDDRVASYSERILHMDSGKIISIEKRQG from the coding sequence TTGGCATTCGTCAAAGCTCAGGATCTGGTTAAAATATACAAAAACGGGGAAATTGAATATCGAGCACTCAATGGTGTATCTTTCGAAATCAACGAGGGAGAAATTCTCTCTATTTTAGGTCCTTCGGGCTGTGGTAAAAGTACCCTTTTGAATTGTCTTTCCGGTATAGATGATCCAACCTCAGGAAAAGTTTTCGTTGATGGTGTCAATTTACATGCCCTGTCCGACAACGAAAAAACACGTTTCAGAGCACTCAAAATGGGGTTTATATTTCAATTCTATAATCTCATTCCTGTTTTAACAGCACTTGAAAACGTTGAACTTACCATGCTTGCTATCGGCGCTGAAAACAAATCAGCACGAAGAGCCGCTATGGAAGCACTCGAACAGATTGGAATGAAAGATAGGGTTGACTATTTACCTTCCCAATTGAGTGGTGGTGAAAGGCAGAGAGTCGCCATTGCCAGAGCCCTCGTTCATAAACCAAAAATAGTGTGGGCAGATGAACCCACCGGCGCACTCGACAGCAAAACAGGCGCTGAAATAATGGAACTGATTAAACATTTGAATGAAGAATTCAACCAAACCTTCGTCATTGTAACACACGACGATAGAGTGGCAAGTTACTCAGAAAGGATCCTTCACATGGATAGCGGAAAGATAATCTCAATCGAAAAACGCCAGGGATGA
- a CDS encoding ABC transporter permease, protein MLIKTLTFAVIFGSSWVILSMLRNRIILKISFKNIFRRKAEALLIIAGSLIGTALIVGSMSMNDSFQKFLYSRVEEQLGEIDEVITLRQINGTAPPFFTLNDVSDLIKRLKHSEYVDEVLPILRKEVSCGSIGTVRSLEPGAAANANLIGVDFAQLSQFGYAKGVFDTNIPEELDGDIPVVINETLAEKLNLGEGDVFEILPDPSYKLLVWLKLPKVRVYKIVEGKGIVNYSGTNLSNDTGKLFLSIENARKILGIKVPDSYNEILVSNTGDYLSGEKFSSRIEEIVRVWDKDKKFEVAKVKSEAIEAASGNNIGLVFFALSFFAIIAGILLLSNIYMMLAQERKSELGTLRALGYTRSKTSKVIVYEGFLYSLLSSIVGLPVGVGISYFILSKFVNLFTDLSTMVPTERAGQALNTFQSSFTFYVKPQTLFYGFFLGLIIPMMVVLWTGRRISRMNIVNAIRGIPEEITQRTKYLFKVFVVFSLFAGVVIVMSGYLSGSGTAFLSGTTLLLLLFPYVLNIRDKRLIESITSVAVIVLVMFSDYIPFITEESATSVPLIITKGFSILFSGILLVVYNLKTFEIVLSRLFHGTGKKAAVLKISTAFPARNRTRTGLTIAMYALVIYIITLVSILPYSQEQNLKRSKDTMFIGFDCAVFSTIGNLNLKASELSEMKQVTTAVELSRLNIIVNKQAQTESYRADLYIFDDGFITKAEFKLNDIEVIPELKKKFNSSTDLWNYLKEHPTDIVVSKSALPGLTPGDIIEIFTDSTPVFSRPPRHSEIGTKITETGKKILEARVVATLPENDINFFNGLFLYHGNLSLSDETDGSKIILMNVAGSSKEEKKSNFYTLKKLLGANIFIFYVDDMIELITTAISGIIDILRSFLYFGMIVGIVGVSILMFKALYERKRLIGMLKAIGFTKKMVFDAFMIETSFIVILGILLGFTTGTLTSIEIFNSVLSGSMEMSVPWGYMAILSIIFYVISLISTIIPSYLASKLTPAEALRYFE, encoded by the coding sequence ATGTTGATCAAAACGCTTACCTTTGCCGTTATTTTTGGAAGTAGCTGGGTAATTCTTTCAATGCTCCGCAACAGGATTATTCTGAAAATAAGTTTCAAAAATATCTTTAGAAGGAAGGCTGAAGCCCTTCTTATAATCGCTGGTTCACTTATAGGAACGGCTCTTATAGTAGGCTCCATGTCGATGAACGACTCGTTTCAAAAGTTTCTCTATTCTCGAGTTGAAGAGCAGTTGGGTGAAATCGATGAAGTTATCACTTTGAGACAAATCAATGGAACCGCTCCACCTTTCTTCACTTTGAATGACGTTAGCGATCTCATTAAAAGATTAAAGCACTCTGAATACGTTGATGAAGTACTACCCATCCTGAGAAAAGAGGTTAGCTGCGGCTCAATAGGAACGGTTCGTTCGTTAGAACCCGGAGCAGCAGCAAACGCCAATCTTATAGGCGTGGACTTCGCTCAATTGTCTCAATTTGGCTATGCTAAAGGAGTTTTCGATACAAATATCCCTGAAGAGCTGGATGGAGACATCCCTGTTGTAATCAATGAAACCTTAGCAGAGAAACTGAATCTCGGAGAAGGAGATGTTTTCGAGATACTCCCTGATCCGAGTTATAAACTTCTGGTGTGGTTGAAGTTACCAAAGGTTAGAGTTTATAAGATAGTTGAAGGTAAGGGAATTGTCAACTATTCTGGCACAAACCTTTCAAACGATACAGGAAAACTCTTTCTCTCAATAGAAAACGCCAGGAAAATTCTGGGTATAAAAGTTCCAGACAGCTATAACGAAATACTCGTATCCAATACAGGAGACTATCTTTCCGGTGAAAAATTCAGCAGCAGAATCGAGGAAATAGTTAGAGTCTGGGACAAAGATAAAAAATTTGAAGTTGCTAAAGTAAAGAGTGAAGCAATAGAAGCAGCATCAGGAAACAACATAGGATTGGTATTCTTCGCGTTGAGTTTCTTTGCAATCATAGCTGGAATACTGTTATTATCAAACATCTACATGATGCTTGCCCAGGAAAGAAAAAGCGAACTTGGAACCTTGAGAGCTCTGGGTTATACAAGGTCAAAAACATCGAAGGTTATCGTTTACGAAGGTTTTTTGTATTCTTTGCTTTCCTCCATTGTAGGATTACCCGTAGGTGTGGGAATATCATACTTTATTCTTTCTAAATTCGTAAATCTCTTCACGGATCTATCCACCATGGTACCAACCGAAAGGGCCGGACAAGCTCTCAATACATTTCAGAGCTCTTTTACTTTTTACGTAAAACCCCAGACGCTCTTCTATGGCTTTTTCCTTGGCTTGATAATTCCTATGATGGTTGTTCTCTGGACCGGTCGAAGAATCTCTCGAATGAACATAGTAAATGCTATTCGTGGTATTCCAGAAGAAATAACTCAACGTACGAAATACTTATTCAAGGTTTTTGTTGTATTCTCGCTGTTTGCTGGTGTTGTAATTGTGATGAGTGGCTACCTATCAGGCAGTGGAACAGCTTTTCTTAGTGGAACAACTCTCTTACTACTTTTGTTTCCTTATGTTTTGAATATAAGAGACAAAAGACTCATAGAAAGCATAACCAGCGTAGCCGTAATCGTTCTGGTAATGTTTAGCGATTACATTCCTTTCATCACTGAAGAGAGCGCAACCTCCGTCCCGTTGATCATTACCAAAGGATTCTCCATCCTCTTTTCCGGAATATTGCTTGTTGTTTACAACCTGAAAACCTTCGAAATTGTTCTATCACGATTATTTCACGGTACAGGAAAGAAAGCTGCGGTATTGAAAATATCAACAGCTTTCCCGGCAAGGAACAGAACCAGAACGGGGTTGACAATTGCAATGTACGCACTCGTTATTTACATAATAACGCTGGTCTCGATCCTCCCATATTCTCAGGAACAGAACTTAAAAAGAAGCAAAGATACCATGTTCATAGGCTTTGACTGCGCTGTTTTTTCTACGATCGGTAACCTGAATTTAAAAGCTTCCGAACTTTCTGAAATGAAACAGGTAACAACGGCTGTAGAGTTATCCCGTTTGAATATAATTGTCAACAAACAGGCGCAAACAGAAAGCTACAGGGCAGATCTTTACATTTTCGACGATGGATTTATAACAAAAGCTGAATTTAAGCTGAATGATATTGAAGTAATTCCGGAACTCAAAAAGAAATTCAATAGTAGCACAGATCTATGGAATTATCTTAAAGAACACCCAACCGATATAGTCGTTTCAAAATCCGCACTTCCTGGATTGACCCCCGGCGATATCATTGAGATTTTCACCGACAGTACTCCCGTGTTCTCAAGACCACCGAGACACTCAGAGATTGGAACAAAAATCACGGAAACCGGTAAAAAAATTCTGGAAGCAAGAGTTGTTGCTACCCTTCCTGAGAATGATATTAACTTCTTTAATGGGCTCTTCCTCTATCATGGAAATCTATCGTTATCAGATGAAACCGACGGATCAAAGATCATACTCATGAATGTGGCTGGTAGTTCTAAGGAGGAAAAGAAATCAAATTTCTACACATTGAAAAAATTGTTGGGAGCAAACATCTTTATATTTTACGTTGATGATATGATAGAACTAATTACCACAGCTATAAGTGGAATAATAGATATTTTAAGGTCGTTCCTCTATTTCGGGATGATTGTTGGAATCGTTGGAGTTTCTATACTCATGTTCAAAGCCCTTTACGAGCGAAAGAGGTTGATCGGAATGTTGAAAGCCATAGGCTTTACCAAAAAAATGGTTTTCGATGCCTTCATGATAGAAACAAGTTTCATTGTTATTCTGGGTATTTTGCTTGGTTTCACGACAGGAACATTGACCAGCATAGAGATCTTTAACTCTGTGTTATCTGGGTCTATGGAGATGTCTGTACCGTGGGGATACATGGCCATTTTATCCATCATCTTTTATGTCATATCACTCATCTCTACCATTATTCCTAGCTATCTTGCTTCTAAACTCACTCCAGCAGAAGCGTTACGCTATTTTGAATGA